One genomic region from Patagioenas fasciata isolate bPatFas1 chromosome 24, bPatFas1.hap1, whole genome shotgun sequence encodes:
- the UBASH3B gene encoding ubiquitin-associated and SH3 domain-containing protein B isoform X1, with protein sequence MAQRGQPAPHAMAAKDELYSKVIPRRNRQHRAGTIKHGSSLEILLSMGFPKARAQKALASTGGRSVQAACDWLFSHVGDPFLDDTLPREYVLYLRPTGPLAQKLSEFWQQSKQICGKNKAHNIFPHITLCQFFMCEDGKVDALTEALQATVMRWKCKFPAPLPLELYTSSNFIGLFVKEESAEVLKKFAADFAAEAASKADVHVEPHKKQLHVTLAYHFQTSHLPTLEKLAHNIDVKLGCDWVAAIFSRDIRFVNHETLQVIYPYTPQNDDELELVPGDFIFMSPVEQTSTSEGWIYGISLATGCSGLLPENYITKADECGTWVFHGSYSILNTTASPSFQAFTDGALERRQQEDQGPGDAGPLTIICQNVQPLRITSQPGPQKRCLFVCRHGERMDVVFGKYWLSQCFDAKGRYMRSNLNMPHSLPQRSGGFRDYEKDAPITVLGCTQARLVGEALLETNTIVDYIYSSPSLRCVQTAHNILKGMQQENNLKIRIEPGLFEWTKWVSGNTLPAWIPPLDLAAATLSVDTTYRPHIPVSKLVVSESYDTYISRSYQVTKEIISECKGKGNNILIVAHASSLEACTCQLQGLSPQNSKDFVQMVRKIPYLGFCSCEELGDTGVWQLTDPPILPLTHGPTGGFNWRETLLQE encoded by the exons ACAAAAAGCACTGGCATCGACAGGTGGAAGAAGCGTACAAGCAGCATGCGACTG GCTGTTCTCCCACGTGGGTGACCCGTTCCTCGATGACACGCTGCCCCGCGAGTACGTCCTGTACCTGCGCCCCACCGGCCCCCTGGCGCAGAAGCTGTCGGAGTTCTGGCAGCAGTCGAAGCAGATCTGTGGGAAGAACAAAGCTCACAACATTTTCCCACATATCACCCTTTGCCAGTTCTTTATG TGCGAGGACGGCAAGGTGGATGCTCTCACCGAAGCTCTGCAGGCCACCGTGATGCGCTGGAAATGCAAATTCCCAGCCCCTCTGCCTCTGGAGCTCTACACGTCCTCAAACTTCATCGGGCTCTTTGTCAAGGAAGAAAGCGCTGAGGTGCTCAAGAAGTTTGCTGCAGACTTTGCTGCAGAGGCTGCTTCGAAAGCAG ATGTTCACGTGGAGCCCCACAAGAAGCAGCTCCACGTGACGCTGGCCTATCACTTCCAGACCAGCCACCTGCCCACGCTGGAGAAGCTGGCGCACAACATCGATGTCAAGCTGGGCTGCGACTGGGTGGCCGCCATATTCTCCCGGGACATACGCTTCGTTAATCACGAG ACTCTGCAAGTGATCTATCCTTACACCCCCCAGAACGATGATGAACTGGAGCTGGTCCCAGGGGATTTTATTTTCATGTCCCCCGTGGAACAAACCAGTACAAGTGAGGGCTGGATTTATGGCATTTCCCTCGCAACTGGCTGCTCTGGGCTGCTGCCTGAAAATTACATCACGAAGGCGGATGAATGTGGGACCTGGGTGTTCCATGG GTCCTACTCAATTCTGAATACTACAGCTTCCCCATCCTTTCAAGCCTTCACTGACGGAGCCCTGGAAAGGAGACAGCAGGAAGACCAAGGACCTGGGGACGCAGGACCACTCACCATCATCTGCCAGAACGTGCAG CCCCTGAGAATAACGAGCCAGCCCGGGCCTCAGAAACGCTGCCTGTTTGTCTGCAGGCACGGGGAGAGGATGGATGTGGTTTTTGGGAAGTATTGGCTGTCACAGTGTTTCGATGCCAAAG GAAGGTATATGCGTAGTAACCTGAATATGCCTCACAGTTTACCTCAAAGAAGCGGCGGTTTCAGGGATTATGAGAAGGATGCGCCCATCACCGTGCTGGGCTGTACCCAGGCGAGGCTCGTGG GTGAAGCCTTGCTAGAAACTAATACCATTGTAGACTACATCTACAGCTCCCCGTCCCTGCGGTGTGTACAGACAGCACACAATATCCTGAAAG GTATGCAACAAGAGAACAACCTGAAAATCCGAATAGAGCCGGGCTTGTTTGAATGGACCAAGTGGGTCTCTGGGAACACACTACCTGCCTGGATACCCCCCCTGGATTTAGCTGCCGCTACTCTAAGCGTTGATACAACCTACAG ACCTCACATTCCTGTCAGCAAGCTGGTGGTTTCCGAATCTTATGATACATACATAAGTAGAAGCTACCAAGTAACAAAAGAAATCATCAGTGAATGTAAAGGCAAAG GAAATAACATCCTGATCGTGGCACACGCGTCCTCCCTGGAGGCCTGTACCTGCCAGCTCCAGGGGCTCTCGCCGCAGAACTCCAAGGACTTTGTACAGATGGTCCGAAAG ATTCCGTATTTGGGGTTTTGCTCGTGCGAAGAACTGGGAGACACGGGCGTTTGGCAGCTCACAGACCCCCCCATCCTCCCTCTCACACACGGACCAACTGGAGGCTTTAACTGGAGAGAAACCTTACTACAAGAATAG
- the UBASH3B gene encoding ubiquitin-associated and SH3 domain-containing protein B isoform X2: MARRWRSCCQWASQKPGHKKHWHRQVEEAYKQHATGWLFSHVGDPFLDDTLPREYVLYLRPTGPLAQKLSEFWQQSKQICGKNKAHNIFPHITLCQFFMCEDGKVDALTEALQATVMRWKCKFPAPLPLELYTSSNFIGLFVKEESAEVLKKFAADFAAEAASKADVHVEPHKKQLHVTLAYHFQTSHLPTLEKLAHNIDVKLGCDWVAAIFSRDIRFVNHETLQVIYPYTPQNDDELELVPGDFIFMSPVEQTSTSEGWIYGISLATGCSGLLPENYITKADECGTWVFHGSYSILNTTASPSFQAFTDGALERRQQEDQGPGDAGPLTIICQNVQPLRITSQPGPQKRCLFVCRHGERMDVVFGKYWLSQCFDAKGRYMRSNLNMPHSLPQRSGGFRDYEKDAPITVLGCTQARLVGEALLETNTIVDYIYSSPSLRCVQTAHNILKGMQQENNLKIRIEPGLFEWTKWVSGNTLPAWIPPLDLAAATLSVDTTYRPHIPVSKLVVSESYDTYISRSYQVTKEIISECKGKGNNILIVAHASSLEACTCQLQGLSPQNSKDFVQMVRKIPYLGFCSCEELGDTGVWQLTDPPILPLTHGPTGGFNWRETLLQE; encoded by the exons ACAAAAAGCACTGGCATCGACAGGTGGAAGAAGCGTACAAGCAGCATGCGACTGGTTG GCTGTTCTCCCACGTGGGTGACCCGTTCCTCGATGACACGCTGCCCCGCGAGTACGTCCTGTACCTGCGCCCCACCGGCCCCCTGGCGCAGAAGCTGTCGGAGTTCTGGCAGCAGTCGAAGCAGATCTGTGGGAAGAACAAAGCTCACAACATTTTCCCACATATCACCCTTTGCCAGTTCTTTATG TGCGAGGACGGCAAGGTGGATGCTCTCACCGAAGCTCTGCAGGCCACCGTGATGCGCTGGAAATGCAAATTCCCAGCCCCTCTGCCTCTGGAGCTCTACACGTCCTCAAACTTCATCGGGCTCTTTGTCAAGGAAGAAAGCGCTGAGGTGCTCAAGAAGTTTGCTGCAGACTTTGCTGCAGAGGCTGCTTCGAAAGCAG ATGTTCACGTGGAGCCCCACAAGAAGCAGCTCCACGTGACGCTGGCCTATCACTTCCAGACCAGCCACCTGCCCACGCTGGAGAAGCTGGCGCACAACATCGATGTCAAGCTGGGCTGCGACTGGGTGGCCGCCATATTCTCCCGGGACATACGCTTCGTTAATCACGAG ACTCTGCAAGTGATCTATCCTTACACCCCCCAGAACGATGATGAACTGGAGCTGGTCCCAGGGGATTTTATTTTCATGTCCCCCGTGGAACAAACCAGTACAAGTGAGGGCTGGATTTATGGCATTTCCCTCGCAACTGGCTGCTCTGGGCTGCTGCCTGAAAATTACATCACGAAGGCGGATGAATGTGGGACCTGGGTGTTCCATGG GTCCTACTCAATTCTGAATACTACAGCTTCCCCATCCTTTCAAGCCTTCACTGACGGAGCCCTGGAAAGGAGACAGCAGGAAGACCAAGGACCTGGGGACGCAGGACCACTCACCATCATCTGCCAGAACGTGCAG CCCCTGAGAATAACGAGCCAGCCCGGGCCTCAGAAACGCTGCCTGTTTGTCTGCAGGCACGGGGAGAGGATGGATGTGGTTTTTGGGAAGTATTGGCTGTCACAGTGTTTCGATGCCAAAG GAAGGTATATGCGTAGTAACCTGAATATGCCTCACAGTTTACCTCAAAGAAGCGGCGGTTTCAGGGATTATGAGAAGGATGCGCCCATCACCGTGCTGGGCTGTACCCAGGCGAGGCTCGTGG GTGAAGCCTTGCTAGAAACTAATACCATTGTAGACTACATCTACAGCTCCCCGTCCCTGCGGTGTGTACAGACAGCACACAATATCCTGAAAG GTATGCAACAAGAGAACAACCTGAAAATCCGAATAGAGCCGGGCTTGTTTGAATGGACCAAGTGGGTCTCTGGGAACACACTACCTGCCTGGATACCCCCCCTGGATTTAGCTGCCGCTACTCTAAGCGTTGATACAACCTACAG ACCTCACATTCCTGTCAGCAAGCTGGTGGTTTCCGAATCTTATGATACATACATAAGTAGAAGCTACCAAGTAACAAAAGAAATCATCAGTGAATGTAAAGGCAAAG GAAATAACATCCTGATCGTGGCACACGCGTCCTCCCTGGAGGCCTGTACCTGCCAGCTCCAGGGGCTCTCGCCGCAGAACTCCAAGGACTTTGTACAGATGGTCCGAAAG ATTCCGTATTTGGGGTTTTGCTCGTGCGAAGAACTGGGAGACACGGGCGTTTGGCAGCTCACAGACCCCCCCATCCTCCCTCTCACACACGGACCAACTGGAGGCTTTAACTGGAGAGAAACCTTACTACAAGAATAG